The nucleotide sequence ATGATATGAAAAACTTAGCAAAAACAGTGGGAGAAATAACTGTTCCTCCTCAAAGTGCGGTCACTGAGACACTTTCACTGAAAGCGCCAGAAAAAGAGCTGGCTGGTGTGGTCGCAGGAGGGATCACGTTTCAAGAAAAAAAAGAGAACGTTTCTAACAAAAGTACAGTTGGTGTCGTCAATCAGTTTTCTCAAGTGAAAGCAATCTTGATTCGAAATAGCGAAAAAGAGTCTTCCCCAGATTTGAAATTAAAAAAAGCTTATGCGGATCAAAGCGATGGAAGAAATGTGATTAAGGCGAATCTTCAAAATCCAAATGCTTCTTATATGTTCGGCTTGACTACATCGGTTGAAATCTACAAAAAAGAAACAAAAGAGCCTTACCTTTCAATAAAAAAAGAAAAAATAGATGTAGCACCCAATACAAATTTTGATTTACTTGTCCCATTAGAAGGAAAAAAATTAGCTCCGGGACATTATCAAGCGGTTGTGAAGGGTGCTTGGAAAGAAAAACGCTGGAATCTCCATACCGATTTTGAAATAACTGATGATGCAGCGGACCAATTGAATGAAAAGGATATTGATTTAAAAAATCAGCCAGAAACATTTGACTGGCGATGGCTGATACTTGTTGGAGTCATTCTTATTGGCTTATTTGCTGGATTATTTATTTTAAAAGAAAGAAGGAAAAAGAAATGAAAAAAACAATTGCATTAAGTACCGTTCTAGCTGGAAGTCTATTATTATGTACACAAAGTGTTTTTGCTGAGAATAAGAGCTCAGCCACTACAGAAGGAACGATTTCTGTGACCAAACCAGATGCTGCAAATCCTGAAGACGTTGTTCCAGTTCCTCCTGTTGATCCAAATGATCCCGATACGCCGTTTACACCTGACGAACCAAATAAGGGAACATCCGGATTACTGACGATTGACCAAGCTCCAGATCTTGATTTTGGAACAATCAAGTTAGGTACAGCAAAAACAGTATATGCTGCATTACAAAGCGGAACGGACAGTACTGGAGCACAAACACAAGTACAGAATTTCGTACAAGTAACGGATAAAAGCGGAAATTATGCCGGTTGGAAATTATCAGTCAAACGAACAGAATTTATTGGTACAACATCTGATACGAATAAACTAACTGGTTCAAAGGTGAAATTCAAAAACGCCGTGATTCGAAATAGCGCAACTAATAGCAGTGGAATGCCATCTACCGTTTCTGGAACTGGCGCTGAAGGAATCGAAATCCCAGCAGATCAGGCAGTAGATCTAGTAACTGCAGGAGCAAATGAAGGGATTGGCACATGGATTTATTCATTAGGAGAGAATGTGGAACAAGGGAGACAATCAGTGGAATTATTTGTTCCTGTATCCAATTATGCTGTAGACAACTACGTTTCAACATTCACATGGTCGTTAACAGATGCTCCTACAGAAGAGGAAGCGTAAAATCATATCAACGATTTCAGGGAGTGGAGCCGATTCAAGGCCCACTCCCTGAAATCTGCTATGCTTACGTCTCAGCTCTTATTCATCAACTCGAAGCAGTTTTTTGGAAGTCATGGAAACGTTCCTTTGTCTTTTCAAAGATCTTTCGACCAACGAGTAAGGAGTCACCGTTGAAAAATTCTAACACATAATGAGCAGAATCAATTTTCTGCAATTGCGATAAGTTGATACAGTAAGATTTTAAAAGTAAAAAGTAAGCATACTTTTCTAACTCTGTCTTCAATTGTTTTAAAGAAGTATTCACTAATTTATCTTCTGTAGTTGTTTTGACCATAACTTGGTTTTTCAAACCTTTGATACTTTCAATATATAAAATTTCCCGAGGATACAGGACGAGACTTCCACCTTTTTGATCAATAAAGATTTTATCGACATTTACGATCTGCTGTTCTTTCCAATTGATCTGTTCTAGCACTTGACGAATTTGTTCAGATAAATTCCTGTCTTTTCTGATATATCCAATCGGAAGGATTTTCCGATTGATGATCTCTACTGCAAAATTCGTATAAGCGGTGAAAAAAACAATATTACTATGTGCATTTTTTTTACGTATTTGTTCGGCGACATCAATACCTGTGAGTGATTGCTTCAAGTCGATATCGATAAAGAAAACATCGTGATTATCAATAGTGCCCAACTGGATCAACTGATTGATTTGAGAGATAGAAGTGAGCTGCACGATATTCTCGATATGATGATTGACCAATTCTCTGATGATCCATTCGCTGTGAAACTGGTTATCTTCTATGATAAAATACTTTTTCATATGCAGGCTCCTATTAAAAAAATATGTGTACATTTTGAAACAAAACAATGGAGGAATAAGATGGTCGCAACAGTGACACTTTATTTGACCTTTACTTTGATTTTAGATTTAGGTATCTATTTATTCTTTTCGAAACAACTGCTAGTAAAAAACAGCTTTGGTTGTATAGCTTTGATGGTGGTGACACTTTTACTTCCTATCCCTAAAGTGAGCTTTCCTTACCTAGTTGGCTTATTATTGATGTTTCTTTTTTATTTTACTACGAAAAACCTGTTTATCAGCTGTTTGATCAGTAATCTTTTTTTTGCTATCACTGGACTCAGCTTTTTTCTGGTTTTTGATCTGATGGATTATTTAGGAAAGAGACATCTTGGAACAGCAAGTTTTTTTGCACTACTTATCGCATTTATTTTCTATCTATTAGTAAAAAGTATAGACAAACAGACGAGATTTCTCAACTTGCTTTTTACTTATCCAACTGAACACTATTTTGGAGGTATTTGTATTTTATTAAGCTGGGGCGTGATTTACTTGGTATTGGGAAGTGTTCACTTCCGCTCATCTAATTATCTGCTTCTATCTCTTTTGTCGATAGTCATCAGTTTTTTTTCTTTGTTTTTTTCCATTATGTTGATCAGTTTCCAAGTAAAAGAAAGACAACATCAGGAATCGCTTCAACTGTATCAAATAAATGAAGAATATTACCATCATCTAGAGGAATTCAAACATGATTATAAAAGTCTACTGTTTTCATTAAAAATTACTCTTCAGGAAAATAAAAAAGAAACGTTGGAATTTTTAGAAATATTAGAAGATCATTCTGCAGCTATTTTTGAAAAACCGCAAATACAACAGCTAACAAATATTGTATCCCCAGCTGTCAGGGGTGTCTTTTTAAAATTTCTAGAAAAAGCAGAATCGGAGAAAATCCCGATCCAAGTAGTTATTCCTGTCGAAGTGAAAACAATCCCGATTGATCTGGTTGTTTTTATTCGCTGTTTATCTATTTTTATTTCTAACGCATTCGATCATCGTGTAGCCGATCAGAGTCCGATTACGATCAATCTGCT is from Enterococcus faecium and encodes:
- a CDS encoding WxL domain-containing protein, with product MKKTIALSTVLAGSLLLCTQSVFAENKSSATTEGTISVTKPDAANPEDVVPVPPVDPNDPDTPFTPDEPNKGTSGLLTIDQAPDLDFGTIKLGTAKTVYAALQSGTDSTGAQTQVQNFVQVTDKSGNYAGWKLSVKRTEFIGTTSDTNKLTGSKVKFKNAVIRNSATNSSGMPSTVSGTGAEGIEIPADQAVDLVTAGANEGIGTWIYSLGENVEQGRQSVELFVPVSNYAVDNYVSTFTWSLTDAPTEEEA
- a CDS encoding LytR/AlgR family response regulator transcription factor → MKKYFIIEDNQFHSEWIIRELVNHHIENIVQLTSISQINQLIQLGTIDNHDVFFIDIDLKQSLTGIDVAEQIRKKNAHSNIVFFTAYTNFAVEIINRKILPIGYIRKDRNLSEQIRQVLEQINWKEQQIVNVDKIFIDQKGGSLVLYPREILYIESIKGLKNQVMVKTTTEDKLVNTSLKQLKTELEKYAYFLLLKSYCINLSQLQKIDSAHYVLEFFNGDSLLVGRKIFEKTKERFHDFQKTASS
- a CDS encoding DUF916 and DUF3324 domain-containing protein, yielding MNRIWNKSHRNNCSLLMILLLGFILWQTPVHASEFNFAVDFELPANQIDKNKTYINVRMEPGKTQEIPYTVFNRTDKSVTIETLIHSATTNSNGVIEYGESKSKLDETLSYDMKNLAKTVGEITVPPQSAVTETLSLKAPEKELAGVVAGGITFQEKKENVSNKSTVGVVNQFSQVKAILIRNSEKESSPDLKLKKAYADQSDGRNVIKANLQNPNASYMFGLTTSVEIYKKETKEPYLSIKKEKIDVAPNTNFDLLVPLEGKKLAPGHYQAVVKGAWKEKRWNLHTDFEITDDAADQLNEKDIDLKNQPETFDWRWLILVGVILIGLFAGLFILKERRKKK
- a CDS encoding GHKL domain-containing protein, producing MVATVTLYLTFTLILDLGIYLFFSKQLLVKNSFGCIALMVVTLLLPIPKVSFPYLVGLLLMFLFYFTTKNLFISCLISNLFFAITGLSFFLVFDLMDYLGKRHLGTASFFALLIAFIFYLLVKSIDKQTRFLNLLFTYPTEHYFGGICILLSWGVIYLVLGSVHFRSSNYLLLSLLSIVISFFSLFFSIMLISFQVKERQHQESLQLYQINEEYYHHLEEFKHDYKSLLFSLKITLQENKKETLEFLEILEDHSAAIFEKPQIQQLTNIVSPAVRGVFLKFLEKAESEKIPIQVVIPVEVKTIPIDLVVFIRCLSIFISNAFDHRVADQSPITINLLEEKEGSRFSIANKANPTNLTLSEMVKRGKTSKKNGGLGLYSAKKMLDVYENAELKIEFSKQNHYFFVEMYLASRKSKSAY